One Malania oleifera isolate guangnan ecotype guangnan chromosome 10, ASM2987363v1, whole genome shotgun sequence genomic region harbors:
- the LOC131166105 gene encoding glycerol-3-phosphate acyltransferase 5-like isoform X1, whose amino-acid sequence MESSPPPQPPPPSVVSELEGTLLKDQDPFPYFMLLAFEASGLVRFALLLILWPVIRLLDAVGMGDAGLRLTIFVAVAGLREPDIKSVGRAVMPKFYVDDVEMEAWRVFSSFDKRVVVSKMPTIMVERFVKEHLRADQVIGTELVVNRFGFATGFVRDKVGSVSDRVAGLFGDEPPCLGLGRSRRGSSSSFLSLCKEQSHPPFTANQNNTDHHLRPLPVIFHDGRLVKRPTPSTALLIILWIPLGILLATIRILIGLILPLSTIPYVSSIFGAKVIIKGKPPPAVSGTNTGVLFVCTHRSLMDPVVLSTVLRRKITAVTYSISRLSEILSPIPTVRLTRVRNLDAEMIKQELAKGDLVVCPEGTTCREPFLLRFSALFAELTDRIVPVAMNYRVGFFHATTARGWKGLDPVFFFMNPRPVYEVTFLSELPAEATCSAGKSPHDVANYVQRILAATLGFECTNFTRKDKYQLLAGNDGTVTSSSPASSYGKAKKVVDAFKPSIH is encoded by the exons ATGGAATCATCGCCGCCGCCACAGCCGCCCCCACCATCGGTGGTCTCGGAGCTGGAGGGAACTCTTCTGAAGGACCAAGATCCTTTCCCCTACTTCATGCTCTTAGCGTTCGAGGCCTCCGGCCTGGTCCGGTTCGCCCTACTCCTGATTCTGTGGCCGGTGATTCGCCTCCTCGACGCCGTGGGGATGGGGGACGCCGGGCTTCGGCTGACCATCTTTGTCGCCGTCGCTGGTCTCCGGGAGCCAGACATCAAATCGGTGGGGAGAGCGGTAATGCCGAAGTTTTACGTAGATGATGTGGAGATGGAAGCTTGGAGGGTGTTTAGCTCCTTCGACAAGAGAGTTGTGGTGAGCAAAATGCCTACGATTATGGTGGAGAGGTTCGTGAAGGAACACTTGCGAGCCGACCAAGTTATTGGGACTGAACTGGTTGTGAATCGGTTCGGGTTTGCTACCGGGTTCGTTAGGGACAAAGTTGGTTCGGTTTCTGATCGCGTCGCCGGACTGTTCGGGGATGAGCCGCCCTGTTTAGGATTGGGAAGGTCCCGACGTGGATCCAGTTCTTCCTTCTTGTCATTGTGCAAG GAACAGTCCCACCCGCCATTCACCGCCAACCAAAACAACACCGACCACCACCTCCGCCCGTTGCCTGTGATTTTCCACGACGGACGGCTCGTAAAGCGCCCGACACCATCAACCGCTCTCCTCATCATCCTGTGGATCCCTCTGGGCATTTTGCTCGCTACCATTCGCATCCTCATCGGACTTATACTCCCACTGTCCACCATTCCCTACGTCTCCAGCATATTCGGCGCCAAAGTCATCATCAAAGGAAAGCCGCCGCCGGCAGTGTCCGGCACCAACACCGGCGTCCTATTCGTCTGCACCCATCGATCCTTAATGGACCCCGTCGTCCTCTCCACCGTGCTCCGGCGAAAGATCACGGCTGTCACCTACTCCATTTCTCGGCTGTCGGAGATCCTCTCGCCGATACCCACCGTCCGGCTAACGAGGGTCCGGAATTTAGACGCCGAGATGATCAAGCAAGAACTGGCGAAAGGAGATCTGGTGGTGTGTCCGGAGGGAACCACATGTCGGGAACCCTTTCTTCTGAGGTTTAGCGCGCTCTTCGCGGAGTTAACGGATCGGATCGTGCCCGTGGCGATGAACTACCGGGTCGGGTTCTTTCACGCGACGACGGCGAGGGGGTGGAAGGGTTTGGACCCGGTTTTCTTCTTCATGAACCCTCGGCCGGTGTACGAGGTGACGTTCCTGAGCGAGTTGCCGGCGGAGGCCACGTGCTCGGCTGGAAAAAGCCCTCATGACGTGGCGAATTACGTGCAGAGGATCTTGGCTGCTACGCTTGGGTTTGAGTGCACCAACTTTACTAGGAAGGACAAGTATCAGCTTCTCGCCGGGAATGATGGAACTGTGACGTCGTCGTCGCCGGCTAGCTCGTACGGTAAAGCGAAGAAGGTCGTGGACGCATTTAAGCCGTCTATTCACTAA
- the LOC131166105 gene encoding glycerol-3-phosphate acyltransferase 5-like isoform X2, with the protein MESSPPPQPPPPSVVSELEGTLLKDQDPFPYFMLLAFEASGLVRFALLLILWPVIRLLDAVGMGDAGLRLTIFVAVAGLREPDIKSVGRAVMPKFYVDDVEMEAWRVFSSFDKRVVVSKMPTIMVERFVKEHLRADQVIGTELVVNRFGFATGFVRDKVGSVSDRVAGLFGDEPPCLGLGRSRRGSSSSFLSLCKSHPPFTANQNNTDHHLRPLPVIFHDGRLVKRPTPSTALLIILWIPLGILLATIRILIGLILPLSTIPYVSSIFGAKVIIKGKPPPAVSGTNTGVLFVCTHRSLMDPVVLSTVLRRKITAVTYSISRLSEILSPIPTVRLTRVRNLDAEMIKQELAKGDLVVCPEGTTCREPFLLRFSALFAELTDRIVPVAMNYRVGFFHATTARGWKGLDPVFFFMNPRPVYEVTFLSELPAEATCSAGKSPHDVANYVQRILAATLGFECTNFTRKDKYQLLAGNDGTVTSSSPASSYGKAKKVVDAFKPSIH; encoded by the exons ATGGAATCATCGCCGCCGCCACAGCCGCCCCCACCATCGGTGGTCTCGGAGCTGGAGGGAACTCTTCTGAAGGACCAAGATCCTTTCCCCTACTTCATGCTCTTAGCGTTCGAGGCCTCCGGCCTGGTCCGGTTCGCCCTACTCCTGATTCTGTGGCCGGTGATTCGCCTCCTCGACGCCGTGGGGATGGGGGACGCCGGGCTTCGGCTGACCATCTTTGTCGCCGTCGCTGGTCTCCGGGAGCCAGACATCAAATCGGTGGGGAGAGCGGTAATGCCGAAGTTTTACGTAGATGATGTGGAGATGGAAGCTTGGAGGGTGTTTAGCTCCTTCGACAAGAGAGTTGTGGTGAGCAAAATGCCTACGATTATGGTGGAGAGGTTCGTGAAGGAACACTTGCGAGCCGACCAAGTTATTGGGACTGAACTGGTTGTGAATCGGTTCGGGTTTGCTACCGGGTTCGTTAGGGACAAAGTTGGTTCGGTTTCTGATCGCGTCGCCGGACTGTTCGGGGATGAGCCGCCCTGTTTAGGATTGGGAAGGTCCCGACGTGGATCCAGTTCTTCCTTCTTGTCATTGTGCAAG TCCCACCCGCCATTCACCGCCAACCAAAACAACACCGACCACCACCTCCGCCCGTTGCCTGTGATTTTCCACGACGGACGGCTCGTAAAGCGCCCGACACCATCAACCGCTCTCCTCATCATCCTGTGGATCCCTCTGGGCATTTTGCTCGCTACCATTCGCATCCTCATCGGACTTATACTCCCACTGTCCACCATTCCCTACGTCTCCAGCATATTCGGCGCCAAAGTCATCATCAAAGGAAAGCCGCCGCCGGCAGTGTCCGGCACCAACACCGGCGTCCTATTCGTCTGCACCCATCGATCCTTAATGGACCCCGTCGTCCTCTCCACCGTGCTCCGGCGAAAGATCACGGCTGTCACCTACTCCATTTCTCGGCTGTCGGAGATCCTCTCGCCGATACCCACCGTCCGGCTAACGAGGGTCCGGAATTTAGACGCCGAGATGATCAAGCAAGAACTGGCGAAAGGAGATCTGGTGGTGTGTCCGGAGGGAACCACATGTCGGGAACCCTTTCTTCTGAGGTTTAGCGCGCTCTTCGCGGAGTTAACGGATCGGATCGTGCCCGTGGCGATGAACTACCGGGTCGGGTTCTTTCACGCGACGACGGCGAGGGGGTGGAAGGGTTTGGACCCGGTTTTCTTCTTCATGAACCCTCGGCCGGTGTACGAGGTGACGTTCCTGAGCGAGTTGCCGGCGGAGGCCACGTGCTCGGCTGGAAAAAGCCCTCATGACGTGGCGAATTACGTGCAGAGGATCTTGGCTGCTACGCTTGGGTTTGAGTGCACCAACTTTACTAGGAAGGACAAGTATCAGCTTCTCGCCGGGAATGATGGAACTGTGACGTCGTCGTCGCCGGCTAGCTCGTACGGTAAAGCGAAGAAGGTCGTGGACGCATTTAAGCCGTCTATTCACTAA
- the LOC131165289 gene encoding probable E3 ubiquitin-protein ligase RHC2A, producing the protein MSSSSSSSYWCYRCCRFVRVWTRDAVACPDCNSGFIEAIDNSTRSDSLHRRRLSPAAMYMVGNRSNSGPGIRSRRRNGGDRSPFNPVIVLRGPSDDGPGGGERSGAFDLYYDDGGGSGLRPLPPSMSEFLLGSGFDRLLDQLTQIEINGIGRFDQPPASKAAIESMPTIQIVEAHIHSESHCAVCKEPFEIGSEAREMPCKHIYHTDCILPWLAIRNSCPVCRHELPSDNQGSPETDSRRNEQLSEEETVGLTIWRLPGGGFAVGRFSGGRRGEVREFPMVYTEVDGGFNNGGAPRRVSWETRNDGRRGSGGLRRALRGLFSCFGGSDNNGASSSSSRSSPNSRATQRSNPLLAFRTASQRRRAWAFEFNNRGRWG; encoded by the coding sequence ATGTCTTCTTCGTCATCGTCGTCGTACTGGTGCTACAGATGTTGTCGGTTCGTTAGGGTTTGGACGCGAGACGCGGTCGCCTGCCCCGATTGTAACAGCGGGTTTATAGAAGCAATCGATAATTCGACCCGATCCGATTCACTGCATCGGCGGCGATTATCTCCCGCCGCGATGTACATGGTGGGGAACAGGTCGAATTCGGGTCCGGGGATTCGGAGCCGTAGAAGGAATGGCGGCGATCGGTCGCCTTTCAATCCGGTAATCGTCCTCCGTGGGCCGTCCGATGATGGGCCTGGCGGCGGGGAGAGGAGCGGTGCTTTTGACCTTTATTACGATGACGGCGGCGGGTCGGGGCTCCGGCCGTTGCCCCCAAGCATGTCAGAGTTCTTGCTTGGATCAGGCTTCGATCGCCTTCTTGATCAGCTCACTCAGATTGAAATCAACGGtattgggagatttgatcaaccGCCTGCTTCGAAAGCGGCGATCGAGTCAATGCCCACGATTCAGATCGTCGAGGCTCACATACACAGCGAATCACACTGTGCCGTTTGCAAAGAACCCTTCGAAATTGGTTCAGAGGCTCGCGAAATGCCCTGTAAGCACATATATCACACTGATTGCATACTCCCTTGGCTCGCTATTCGTAACTCGTGCCCCGTCTGCCGCCATGAATTGCCCTCCGATAACCAAGGATCGCCGGAGACAGATAGTCGGCGGAATGAACAATTGAGTGAAGAAGAAACGGTGGGACTGACGATATGGAGGCTTCCGGGAGGTGGGTTTGCGGTTGGGAGGTTCTCTGGGGGAAGAAGAGGCGAGGTGAGAGAGTTCCCAATGGTGTACACAGAGGTGGATGGAGGGTTCAACAATGGCGGTGCTCCGAGGAGGGTTTCGTGGGAGACAAGGAACGATGGAAGAAGAGGGAGTGGTGGCTTGCGCCGGGCTCTTCGCGGTTTGTTTTCTTGTTTTGGGGGTTCTGATAATAATGGAGCTAGCTCTTCATCTTCTAGGTCTAGTCCTAATTCCAGGGCAACACAGAGGAGTAACCCCCTGTTGGCCTTTAGAACAGCCTCGCAGAGACGCAGGGCATGGGCTTTTGAATTTAATAATAGAGGCAGGTGGGGATAA